A window of Campylobacter ureolyticus contains these coding sequences:
- a CDS encoding aspartate-semialdehyde dehydrogenase, translating to MNKERFNVAVVGATGAVGEEILLILEEMNFPINELLLLASSRSAGERLEFCGKEYVVKELTETIFDEHDVDIAFFCAGGSVSAHFAKFATQSGALVIDNTSHFRMEPNVPLVVPECNPKDINLWQNTGIIANPNCSTIQMVQVLKPLDDIFNILRVDVSTYQAASGAGKEGMEELVNEMQAFFAFKLDEFENKVFPHQLALNVIPHIDVFLENDYTKEEMKMVNETSKILHKNIPLSATCVRVPVLRSHSEAITIKFERNFEVEEVREILRNAPSIKLIDDVKNNSYPMPTISTNTDYTYVGRIRKDNFDEKILHLFCVADQVRVGAATNAVRIALKWIDYQR from the coding sequence ATGAATAAAGAGCGTTTTAATGTTGCAGTTGTAGGAGCTACAGGTGCGGTTGGAGAAGAAATTTTACTAATACTTGAGGAGATGAATTTTCCTATTAATGAATTACTTTTGCTCGCAAGCTCAAGAAGTGCTGGAGAAAGGCTAGAGTTTTGCGGTAAAGAGTATGTTGTAAAAGAACTTACTGAAACTATTTTTGATGAGCATGATGTTGATATTGCATTTTTTTGTGCAGGCGGTTCGGTATCAGCTCATTTTGCTAAATTTGCAACCCAAAGTGGAGCATTGGTGATAGATAACACAAGTCATTTTAGAATGGAGCCAAATGTTCCTTTAGTTGTGCCTGAGTGCAATCCAAAAGATATAAATTTATGGCAAAATACAGGAATTATTGCAAATCCAAACTGCTCAACCATACAAATGGTGCAGGTTTTAAAACCACTTGATGATATTTTTAATATTTTAAGAGTTGATGTAAGCACCTATCAAGCAGCAAGTGGAGCAGGAAAAGAAGGAATGGAAGAGCTTGTTAATGAAATGCAAGCGTTTTTTGCCTTTAAGCTTGATGAGTTTGAAAATAAAGTTTTTCCACACCAACTTGCTTTAAATGTAATTCCTCATATTGATGTATTTTTGGAAAATGACTACACAAAAGAAGAGATGAAAATGGTAAATGAAACTAGTAAAATACTTCATAAAAATATTCCACTTTCAGCAACTTGCGTTAGAGTGCCAGTTTTAAGAAGTCATAGTGAAGCAATTACTATTAAATTTGAAAGAAATTTTGAAGTTGAAGAAGTTAGAGAAATTTTAAGAAATGCTCCAAGCATAAAGCTTATTGACGATGTTAAAAATAACTCTTATCCAATGCCAACTATTTCTACAAATACCGATTATACCTATGTTGGTAGGATTAGAAAAGATAATTTTGATGAAAAAATACTTCATCTTTTTTGCGTAGCTGATCAAGTAAGAGTTGGCGCTGCTACAAATGCTGTGAGAATTGCACTTAAATGGATAGATTATCAAAGATAA